The genomic interval TTTTTTATTGCCCTACTTTCCCAAAATAGCACTTAGAGGTTGATGAAGGCTGGCCTATGTTTCTGCTGAACTGAGGATTGTCTGTAATTTTGATAGGAATTATTTCCAAATCCTTGTACACAGGATTACTGCCTAAATCCAAATTAATTCTACTAATCCCAAAGAAATCAGTGCTGCTATTTTAGGGATTTGGTATTTGAATagtataaaactatatataaaatgttttgtCATTATTTTACCAGTACTTATAACAGCTTAGTAAAATAGCTGAAAAATAACTATTTTCATGAGATAATTACTAAATACCCAAAGCAGGGTGTGAATCAGACCAGCTCTGTTCTGCCATCTTTAGCTTATGAACTCAAGTGGGCAGCTTACTTTAGAAGACTATGAGGACAACAGAAAATACTTTCTGGTAAAGGCAATTGAAGACATTCTCAATGGTAAGGGAGGAACTAGGTATGACAAATCAGAATAGGTGGAAGCACCTGTGCAATGCTGGAAAGTTGATAATGAAATGCAGCAACATTAATTGTATTTACATGCACCATTACTCAATATAAAACAGTGTGTTAAACCTAAATAAAAACTCTGCTAGTGCCACAGGTTTAGTGAAGAGCAGTCCCCTAGTGCAAATCCAATCCCATATTGTATGGTGTTTTAATCCATGTGCCTTTCCCCATGCATACATATCTGGACAACAGCTGGAGCTGTATAACtgtaaactttttattttttttaaagggaggagaGATGTGAGGCCAAAACTTGCAGTCCATCATTAGCTCAACTGTCTCCTTAAATAAGGGCTTGAGGTTGAATGGAATTCTAATGTGAAAATTAGTCCACAAATCCAGTCTTCCTCTTACAAGGTAATCACATCTTGTACAAAAAGTCCAGGTGCTtcttctcaccaccaccaccaccattctgtAGGCTTATGAGAGGAGAAATCAACTCAAAGCTGTTGGCTTTGAGTTCAGTAAGTAACACACAGCATCACCTTCAGAGGGCTGAGTCCTCAGCTGTGAGGGTCTGTAATGTGCACAGTGCCAGAGACCGCAGAGCAAAGGTTGGGATGTCTGGCTTCACGATCAGGAAGAGTTGATGCCTTTTCCCATGGATTGCATAGGCCTTGTGTGTGGTGTAGACCACATAGCAGTGCTGAGGAGAATGAGAAAAACCAGCCTGGAACTCTTCCTGCAAAGGGGCTGAGGGAGAGACAAGGGGGTCAGGTTCTGTGGGCTAGAGGAGTGGCTAAAAGAAATATCACATGTCAGTTTGCCCACAGATGCAGAATTTGCTTTCCTCACAAAGGAATTTTCTTCATTGAAAAAACAACAGCTTTTAATCTTTAGTGGGAAAAAATGCCCTCATGTTTGGACTGTCTCTACTAGGAGATATTTCACTATTACATGATAATGTTGAGTCACTGTCTCAGCAGGCAGCTGACCAAGGAAGTCAGGATCATGAAATCAAACTTCATTTAAGGTGAGTAAAGTTCTGGGAACCACACCAGTCTCCTTAAACCAGAAGTGACCCAAAGGTTGAAAAGGACAAGGCATAACTAGAGAATCACACCTATTGGCAAGATTCTCCTGTCTAGAGGAGGACTTTCCACCACCTCTATCAATGAAATCCCTCTGGAGGACTTTGAGGACTGCACAAAACAAGTCCACTACTTTGGTCAAGGAcaaatttcccctttttggcttATTCTAGATTCTCTTCATCCAAGTCAATTTTCTTCACTGAAGAACATCAGGTTTGCATACCATCACAACCACTATCATTTCAAATGTGTTACTCTCTGAACTGGCTTCTACCCCAAATGTTTCCTTGGAACTGATGATGCCTGTGGTGGTCTATCTCCACAGCATTCATATATAATAATCCTTAATGATAGTACAAACATGACCAAATGGCAGCATCAGAAACTCACCAGTATTCTCTTCTGGCTTCTCAGAGGGGAAGTACAATGAAATGGCTAAAGCATAGAAGGTGCGGAGAGCAGAGAGACGATCCTTCAGGGGCATTTCAGATCCTGGAAGATGGACAAAGCCATGCGGTAGCCTGAGCAAGGGACCTCTAAAGGTAGctggcatatttttaaaatagcacaCCCTTAGCTATGGAAGGGTTCATGAAAGAAGACTGAATTCTCTCCTTCATTTCAATAATGCTTGTGTCATACCTTCAGTCCAGCTACCATGAGGATGCACTGTGAAAAGACTTCTTCTCTGATCTTGGTTGATCAGCAACAGCCTGTAATAGATGGCAAGTATGTAAAAGTGGTGTCTCAGAGTAGCAGCCATATTTTGAAAGGAGGAACAAACATGAACCCCAGTGACTTGTAGGGGTTCAGTTCCTCAAAAGTGTTCCCATCACAGAAACTGCTGAGACTCACCCAAGGACCTCAGGGGCGAGAGTAATGCCTGGAGGCAGACACAGAAGAGGGCCCCTGGCACTTGCCATCAAAAGATCCAGCAGTGGTTGCCAAAATTGCATCACTAGCTATGGGGAGAAATGAGTTTGTCAGTGGTTCCAATTTCAGCTCCTTTGGAGGATTAACAGCAGCCTTGCCATTTACATACTCTAAATAAGGAAAAGGCTTGTCTCCCTATTTAAGTTCTCTATTTAAGGCAGcaggagagcttggaaaaggattttttttttttgcacttgaGCTCTGAGAAAGTACAACAATTATGGCCAATGTCCAGGCTatttggaggattctgggagatgtaataaagaaacttttctaagcttAGGGTAGTGGGATGAAGGCGAGATAGCACCCACCAGGCGGGTCAGCCCTGTGTCTGTCAGCACAGATTGCTGGAGGGCGTTGAACTGATCTTTCCTGACTAGAGAAACTGGGAAGGATACAGGATAAGCTGTTTCACACCGGAGCTTTGAGGTCCAGATTCCTATTTCCCTTACCTCATCAGTCACACGCTGTAAGGAGGGATTAGGTCCACACAGAAGCAGCACCTCCAAACCAGACACAAGCTGGAAGGTCAGGAAGCGATGGGGAACCTATTGGAAAAAGGACTGTGGAGAGTCACAAAAGGCAGGTTTCTGTGCTGTTTCCCCAAGTCCACCAATCAACAACCCGCTCACCGTGGGACTCCCATGAGGAAGGTAAACAGGTAGATCCCGGGAGGCATGGGGAGGAAGTGACTGCACCAGCCACACCAGCAGCATAGCCTCTGGAGCTGCCAGCTGCCACCACTGCTCTGTTGCACACAGCACCCGACCGTTCACAAGCAGGCTGCCAAACCGTGATTCTGCTGCAGAGGCAAAAGCTTCCAGGCAATCCTGAATAATGAACAAAGGAGAGAGTACAGAGGTTTACCTATATACTTGCATAAGCCACAGGTACATTGCTTGCCAGGTATCCACAGGTGGAAGTAACAGGCCACAGGTCCAAATCACTCAATGCTGTTAAGAACTGCTCTGTATCAGCAAATCGTTACCACAATTACATTCTTTTATACCATAATCAGTGAAAAATTAGAGCAGTACATGGTGTGTCCTCCCTGCATGTTATAAGACCATCACCAAACTGGAGTGTCTAATTTTCCTGAATGCCTCTTGTCTACcagaaaaaaagataaatatgTCCTaagtataaaaaggaggaagagaggagaagaaaaaaggaatgtggcagaaccttaaaaacaaacttttttttttaattttggcttGAGCTTTCATGAATATAAAAGGAATTATTCAAATTCAGTATAGTGTGATATTAAAACCTCAAGTGTAAAGCAAATTTATACAGCTGTGGGAGTGGTATAGAATGTAAtaagatccagaaagatgcaaatgaaGTCCCTTGCCCTAAACcttcaaacaaataaaaaccagttagtcttaaatgtgttgccactttcccttttttatcttccccctcccttcctcctctgtgTGCTGCAAGACACAAACATGTCTACTTCTTTGAAGACTATCTAAATCATATTTTCCAGTTACTGACAATATGTTGGATTGTCACTTTCAATAAAAATAAGCAGGGCGGACtttatgtgtgtggggggaggggggattcttGCACTTGGTCCTTCAGTTTGTAGTCCTCGGTGTCTGTATATAGATACTGTATAGGTAACTGAATACAGAGAAAGCACCAAAATACACGAATCAAGCTAAACTGTAATCAGCATAGCAAATGGGGAGGAATACAGtcaacaacaacatatggagggctacACTTTGCCAAAGTGTGACATAGAATGTTACTAAGTACCATAAGCAAAGGCTAAAACAGCTGCTCCTCCCTCCATGAGCCTACTATTTAAACAGCAACAGTAGAGAAAGTCAATAGAAGTCAGCAACAATAAAGTCAGAGAAGCAGCAAATGCAGTTTGGAGGAAAAGAGACATCTCTGTCTTTACCACCTTCAAAAATGTAAGTATTTTGTCTATTTGTAGCAGCCGAAAATAGGGTTGGGGGAAAGAAAATAGGCCAACTCACCTGCAGTATTGCCCTGGAGGGTGACATGGCACATTCCATACATTGGGTCAGATCAGCACTGCATTTTCCTGGTTCCAGGAAACTGTCTATCAGATTGTAACATGCCTAGAAGTGGTACATTACATATTTAAAGTACCCaagatttaaatttttttttactctcAACATTCAGATTAGACAATAGAAACAATTTCAGAAAATCTGCAATGAATTCACTATTTATACCCCAGCATTAAATGCTCTTCTACTTAAGTCTTAAGTGTTTCCAGAAAGCATTTTGCCTCAAACTGGAGGAAAGAGGTTTCAAAAGTCAGATGGTAGACACCAAAGATACCTGCCTGCTGTTAGAATTTGATGCAAGAATAGCAAAAGCAAGAGGTCCCACCAACTCACTGTACAGAATGCAACACAGCAGTAGCTAAGTGGCTCCCTGATCTATTACAAAGTTCTCCTAAATTTCAGATTTCTGGACTCAGTTCTCACAAATATAAGCTGAACCTACACTCCCTTCCCTTCACCTCACAACACTTTTGTCAAGTGTTACCTTCAGGTCCTTTTTGAGACGTTCGATATTACGGGCATTAACCAGTTCCTCCAGCCCTAATATCAGCACCTGCAGTAAAATGCATGTGAGACAGACCCCTTGGTTATTTACCATATTTCCACCTTATTACACAGAAACAGCAGCCAGCTTCTGCAAAAGCCAAAGAGGCTTCTAGACCTAGATTTAGGAGCCTGAACTGCAGTCTCTTGTATCAAATACATGCTCTTTGTatttttgacaaagttccccatgacattcttgcaaacaagcttgtaaaatgtgggctagacaaggcaactgtcacatggattcgtaattggttgaccggacgaacccaaagagtgctcaacaatggctccttttcatcctggaaagaagtgaccagtggggtcccacagggctctgtcctgggcccagtgctattcaacatctttatcaatgacttggaggacaaaattgggggcatacttatcaaatttgcagatgacaccaaattaggaggattagctaataccccagaggacaggatcaaaattcaaaataacctgaatagactagaaagctgggccaaagctaacaaaatgaacttcaacagggagaaatgtaaggtactgcacttagggcggaaaaataaaatgcacagatataggatgggggacacctggctgaatgaaaccacatgtgaaagggatctaggagtccaagtagaccacaagttgaacatgagtcaacagtgcgatgcagcagctaacaaggccaatgcgattctaggctgcatcaatagtagtatagtgtctagatcaagggaagtaatagtgccactatattctgctctggtcaggccccacctggaatactgcatccagttctgggtgccacaattcaaaaaggacattgagaaactggagcatgtccaaaagagggtgactaaaatggtgaaatgtctggaaaccttgccttttgaggaacgactcagggagctggggatgtttagcctggagaaaagaaggtgaagaggtgatatgatagccctgtttaaatatttgaagggatgtcacattgaggagggagcaagcttgtcttctgctgctccagagactaggacccggagcaatggatgcaaactccaggaaaagagattccacctgaacattaggaggaacttcctgacagtaagggctgttcgacagtggaacacacttcctcggagtatagtggagtctccctccttggaggtcttcaaacagaggctggatggccatctgttggggatgctttgatttggatttcctgcatggcagggggttggactggatggcccttgtggtctcttccaactctattattctatgattgttTCCTCATTCATCTATAACTATCCAGCACCACCTCCTCCCTCCTGTTCCACACTCATAATTACAAAGCAATCTTGAATCTCCATCTATAAACATATCTTGCAAGAATCCACACTCAACCTCAATCTGATTTACCCCACTTACTATAGTGTGCAAAAGAATGGCCACAGTGTGCAATGGGGCAACTAATGCCCTGCAAGCAATCATTAGGGAAGAAGCTGGGAAGGTAAAGGCCTTGGAAAGTGTGACAGTTTTAGTGGGAGAAACTAGGGTCACTAAAAGTGGGGCTTTACCATTCTTTGTGTCTTAGCTCAACAGGGCACTTCCTGTAAAAGTACCaggttgttttcttttacttaatATTATCAGAAGCTGACCCATGTCGCAACTTGAAAACTCCATTCCTTTGTGTAAAACAGTAGCTTACACATACAAACCTTAACATAACTTAAAAAAGCTACAGAAGACAAGTCAAATAGACCCCCACCCCATCCAATGTAAAAACCTACTCCTCCCAAAATTATTTATCATCCCAGTAATTGACTTNNNNNNNNNNNNNNNNNNNNNNNNNNNNNNNNNNNNNNNNNNNNNNNNNNNNNNNNNNNNNNNNNNNNNNNNNNNNNNNNNNNNNNNNNNNNNNNNNNNNNNNNNNNNNNNNNNNNNNNNNNNNNNNNNNNNNNNNNNNNNNNNNNNNNNNNNNNNNNNNNNNNNNNNNNNNNNNNNNNNNNNNNNNNNNNNNNNNNNNNNNNNNNNNNNNNNNNNNNNNNNNNNNNNNNNNNNNNNNNNNNNNNNNNNNNNNNNNNNNNNNNNNNNNNNNNNNNNNNNNNNNNNNNNNNNNNNNNNNNNNNNNNNNNNNNNNNNNNNNNNNNNNNNNNNNNNNNNNNNNNNNNNNNNNNNNNNNNNNNNNNNNNNNNNNNNNNNNNNNNNNNNNNNNNNNNNNNNNNNNNNNNNNNNNNNNNNNNNNNNNNNNNNNNNNNNNNNNNNNNNNNNNNNNNNNNNNNNNNNNNNNNNNNNNNNNNNNNNNNNNNNNNNNNNNNNNNNNNNNNNNNNNNNNNNNNNNNNNNNNNNNNNNNNNNNNNNNNNNNNNNNNNNNNNNNNNNNNNNNNNNNNNNNNNNNNNNNNNNNNNNNNNNNNNNNNNNNNNNNNNNNNNNNNNNNNNNNNNNNNNNNNNNNNNNNNNNNNNNNNNNNNNNNNNNNNNNNNNNNNNNNNNNNNNNNNNNNNNNNNNNNNNNNNNNNNNNNNNNNNNNNNNNNNNNNNNNNNNNNNNNNNNNNNNNNNNNNNNNNNNNNNNNNNNNNNNNNNNNNNNNNNNNNNNNNNNNNNNNNNNNNNNNNNNNNNNNNNNNNNNNNNNNNNNNNNNNNNNNNNNNNNNNNNNNNNNNNNNNNNNNNNNNNNNNNNNNNNNNNNNNNNNNNNNNNNNNNNNNNNNNNNNNNNNNNNNNNNNNNNNNNNNNNNNNNNNNNNNNNNNNNNNNNNNNNNNNNNNNNNNNNNNNNNNNNNNNNNNNNNNNNNNNNNNNNNNNNNNNNNNNNNNNNNNNNNNNNNNNNNNNNNNNNNNNNNNNNNNNNNNNNNNNNNNNNNNNNNNNNNNNNNNNNNNNNNNNNNNNNNNNNNNNNNNNNNNNNNNNNNNNNNNNNNNNNNNNNNNNNNNNNNNNNNNNNNNNNNNNNNNNNNNNNNNNNNNNNNNNNNNNNNNNNNNNNNNNNNNNNNNNNNNNNNNNNNNNNNNNNNNNNNNNNNNNNNNNNNNNNNNNNNNNNNNNNNNNNNNNNNNNNNNNNNNNNNNNNNNNNNNNNNNNNNNNNNNNNNNNNNNNNNNNNNNNNNNNNNNNNNNNNNNNNNNNNNNNNNNNNNNNNNNNNNNNNNNNNNNNNNNNNNNNNNNNNNNNNNNNNNNNNNNNNNNNNNNNNNNNNNNNNNNNNNNNNNNNNNNNNNNNNNNNNNNNNNNNNNNNNNNNNNNNNNNNNNNNNNNNNNNNNNNNNNNNNNNNNNNNNNNNNNNNNNNNNNNNNNNNNNNNNNNNNNNNNNNNNNNNNNNNNNNNNNNNNNNNNNNNNNNNNNNNNNNNNNNNNNNNNNNNNNNNNNNNNNNNNNNNNNNNNNNNNNNNNNNNNNNNNNNNNNNNNNNNNNNNNNNNNNNNNNNNNNNNNNNNNNNNNNNNNNNNNNNNNNNNNNNNNNNNNNNNNNNNNNNNNNNNNNNNNNNNNNNNNNNNNNNNNNNNNNNNNNNNNNNNNNNNNNNNNNNNNNNNNNNNNNNNNNNNNNNNNNNNNNNNNNNNNNNNNNNNNNNNNNNNNNNNNNNNNNNNNNNNNNNNNNNNNNNNNNNNNNNNNNNNNNNNNNNNNNNNNNNNNNNNNNNNNNNNNNNNNNNNNNNNNNNNNNNNNNNNNNNNNNNNNNNNNNNNNNNNNNNNNNNNNNNNNNNNNNNNNNNNNNNNNNNNNNNNNNNNNNNNNNNNNNNNNNNNNNNNNNNNNNNNNNNNNNNNNNNNNNNNNNNNNNNNNNNNNNNNNNNNNNNNNNNNNNNNNNNNNNNNNNNNNNNNNNNNNNNNNNNNNNNNNNNNNNNNNNNNNNNNNNNNNNNNNNNNNNNNNNNNNNNNNNNNNNNNNNNNNNNNNNNNNNNNNNNNNNNNNNNNNNNNNNNNNNNNNNNNNNNNNNNNNNNNNNNNNNNNNNNNNNNNNNNNNNNNNNNNNNNNNNNNNNNNNNNNNNNNNNNNNNNNNNNNNNNNNNNNNNNNNNNNNNNNNNNNNNNNNNNNNNNNNNNNNNNNNNNNNNNNNNNNNNNNNNNNNNNNNNNNNNNNNNNNNNNNNNNNNNNNNNNNNNNNNNNNNNNNNNNNNNNNNNNNNNNNNNNNNNNNNNNNNNNNNNNNNNNNNNNNNNNNNNNNNNNNNNNNNNNNNNNNNNNNNNNNNNNNNNNNNNNNNNNNNNNNNNNNNNNNNNNNNNNNNNNNNNNNNNNNNNNNNNNNNNNNNNNNNNNNNNNNNNNNNNNNNNNNNNNNNNNNNNNNNNNNNNNNNNNNNNNNNNNNNNNNNNNNNNNNNNNNNNNNNNNNNNNNNNNNNNNNNNNNNNNNNNNNNNNNNNNNNNNNNNNNNNNNNNNNNNNNNNNNNNNNNNNNNNNNNNNNNNNNNNNNNNNNNNNNNNNNNNNNNNNNNNNNNNNNNNNNNNNNNNNNNNNNNNNNNNNNNNNNNNNNNNNNNNNNNNNNNNNNNNNNNNNNNNNNNNNNNNNNNNNNNNNNNNNNNNNNNNNNNNNNNNNNNNNNNNNNNNNNNNNNNNNNNNNNNNNNNNNNNNNNNNNNNNNNNNNNNNNNNNNNNNNNNNNNNNNNNNNNNNNNNNNNNNNNNNNNNNNNNNNNNNNNNNNNNNNNNNNNNNNNNNNNNNNNNNNNNNNNNNNNNNNNNNNNNNNNNNNNNNNNNNNNNNNNNNNNNNNNNNNNNNNNNNNNNNNNNNNNNNNNNNNNNNNNNNNNNNNNNNNNNNNNNNNNNNNNNNNNNNNNNNNNNNNNNNNNNNNNNNNNNNNNNNNNNNNNNNNNNNNNNNNNNNNNNNNNNNNNNNNNNNNNNNNNNNNNNNNNNNNNNNNNNNNNNNNNNNNNNNNNNNNNNNNNNNNNNNNNNNNNNNNNNNNNNNNNNNNNNNNNNNNNNNNNNNNNNNNNNNNNNNNNNNNNNNNNNNNNNNNNNNNNNNNNNNNNNNNNNNNNNNNNNNNNNNNNNNNNNNNNNNNNNNNNNNNNNNNNNNNNNNNNNNNNNNNNNNNNNNNNNNNNNNNNNNNNNNNNNNNNNNNNNNNNNNNNNNNNNNNNNNNNNNNNNNNNNNNNNNNNNNNNNNNNNNNNNNNNNNNNNNNNNNNNNNNNNNNNNNNNNNNNNNNNNNNNNNNNNNNNNNNNNNNNNNNNNNNNNNNNNNNNNNNNNNNNNNNNNNNNNNNNNNNNNNNNNNNNNNNNNNNNNNNNNNNNNNNNNNNNNNNNNNNNNNNNNNNNNNNNNNNNNNNNNNNNNNNNNNNNNNNNNNNNNNNNNNNNNNNNNNNNNNNNNNNNNNNNNNNNNNNNNNNNNNNNNNNNNNNNNNNNNNNNNNNNNNNNNNNNNNNNNNNNNNNNNNNNNNNNNNNNNNNNNNNNNNNNNNNNNNNNNNNNNNNNNNNNNNNNNNNNNNNNNNNNNNNNNNNNNNNNNNNNNNNNNNNNNNNNNNNNNNNNNNNNNNNNNNNNNNNNNNNNNNNNNNNNNNNNNNNNNNNNNNNNNNNNNNNNNNNNNNNNNNNNNNNNNNNNNNNNNNNNNNNNNNNNNNNNNNNNNNNNNNNNNNNNNNNNNNNNNNNNNNNNNNNNNNNNNNNNNNNNNNNNNNNNNNNNNNNNNNNNNNNNNNNNNNNNNNNNNNNNNNNNNNNNNNNNNNNNNNNNNNNNNNNNNNNNNNNNNNNNNNNNNNNNNNNNNNNNNNNNNNNNNNNNNNNNNNNNNNNNNNNNNNNNNNNNNNNNNNNNNNNNNNNNNNNNNNNNNNNNNNNNNNNNNNNNNNNNNNNNNNNNNNNNNNNNNNNNNNNNNNNNNNNNNNNNNNNNNNNNNNNNNNN from Sceloporus undulatus isolate JIND9_A2432 ecotype Alabama chromosome 6, SceUnd_v1.1, whole genome shotgun sequence carries:
- the FUZ gene encoding protein fuzzy homolog, encoding MVNNQGVCLTCILLQVLILGLEELVNARNIERLKKDLKACYNLIDSFLEPGKCSADLTQCMECAMSPSRAILQDCLEAFASAAESRFGSLLVNGRVLCATEQWWQLAAPEAMLLVWLVQSLPPHASRDLPVYLPHGSPTVPHRFLTFQLVSGLEVLLLCGPNPSLQRVTDELVMQFWQPLLDLLMASARGPLLCLPPGITLAPEVLGLLLINQDQRRSLFTVHPHGSWTEGSEMPLKDRLSALRTFYALAISLYFPSEKPEENTAPLQEEFQAGFSHSPQHCYVVYTTHKAYAIHGKRHQLFLIVKPDIPTFALRSLALCTLQTLTAEDSAL